A stretch of the Tachysurus fulvidraco isolate hzauxx_2018 chromosome 18, HZAU_PFXX_2.0, whole genome shotgun sequence genome encodes the following:
- the LOC113638542 gene encoding RING finger protein 175-like isoform X1 — translation MAELHAQEDLSKMSYRENWKVQHERLHVQHRGHEAMHAEMVLILIATLVVAQIVLVQWKQRHCRSYTFVTLLQMWVVPLYFTVKLYWWRFLSTWGMFSIITSYIIFRATRKPLSGRTPRMVYKWFLLIYKLSYAVGVLGYLAIMFTLFGFNVFFRIRAEDSMDVGVVMLFYGLYYGVMGRDFAEICSDYMASTLGYYNLGGMPSRSLCHDICAVCGQKTLVEVDEEGVMEDTYQLSCSHVFHEFCIRGWCIVGKKQTCPYCNEKVDLKRMMNNPWERTHVLYGQLLDWLRYLVAWQPIIIGFVHGINFSLGLE, via the exons ATGGCTGAGCTTCACGCGCAG GAAGATCTTTCCAAAATGTCCTACAGAGAAAACTGGAA AGTACAGCATGAGCGACTGCATGTGCAGCACCGTGGTCATGAGGCCATGCACGCTGAGATGGTCCTGATTCTCATCGCCACACTGGTGGTGGCTCAGATTGTTCTGGTCCAGTGGAAACAAAGACACTGCAGATCTTACACA tttgtgacCCTCCTACAGATGTGGGTGGTTCCTCTCTACTTCACTGTGAAGCTGTACTGGTGGCGTTTTTTGTCCACATGGGGCATGTTCTCCATCATCACCAGCTACATCATATTCAGAGCCACACGTAAACCTCTGTCTGGGAGAACACCCAG GATGGTTTATAAATGGTTCCTGCTCATTTACAAGCTGAGCTACGCTGTCGGAGTCCTCGGATACCTGGCCATCATGTTTACTTTGTTTGGCTTCAATGTGTTTTTTAG GATCAGGGCAGAGGACTCGATGGATGTGGGCGTGGTCATGCTCTTCTACGGACTGTACTATGGAGTGATGGGACGAGACTTTGCTGAAATCTGCTCGGACTACATGGCGTCTACTCTCGGG tactATAACCTGGGTGGAATGCCGTCTCGGAGCCTGTGCCATGATATCTGTGCTGTTTGTGGACAGAAGACTTTAGTGGAGGTGGATGAGGAGGGCGTGATGGAGGACACCTACCAGCTGTCCTGCAGTCATGT ATTTCATGAGTTCTGTATTCGCGgctggtgcattgtgggtaagaAGCAGACGTGTCCATACTGCAATGAGAAAGTGGACCTGAAGAGAATGATGAACAATCC CTGGGAGCGAACACACGTCCTGTACGGTCAGCTGCTCGACTGGCTCAGGTACCTGGTTGCCTGGCAACCGATCATCATCGGCTTCGTGCACGGGATCAATTTTTCACTTGGTCTGGAGTGA
- the LOC113638542 gene encoding RING finger protein 175-like isoform X2 — protein sequence MSYRENWKVQHERLHVQHRGHEAMHAEMVLILIATLVVAQIVLVQWKQRHCRSYTFVTLLQMWVVPLYFTVKLYWWRFLSTWGMFSIITSYIIFRATRKPLSGRTPRMVYKWFLLIYKLSYAVGVLGYLAIMFTLFGFNVFFRIRAEDSMDVGVVMLFYGLYYGVMGRDFAEICSDYMASTLGYYNLGGMPSRSLCHDICAVCGQKTLVEVDEEGVMEDTYQLSCSHVFHEFCIRGWCIVGKKQTCPYCNEKVDLKRMMNNPWERTHVLYGQLLDWLRYLVAWQPIIIGFVHGINFSLGLE from the exons ATGTCCTACAGAGAAAACTGGAA AGTACAGCATGAGCGACTGCATGTGCAGCACCGTGGTCATGAGGCCATGCACGCTGAGATGGTCCTGATTCTCATCGCCACACTGGTGGTGGCTCAGATTGTTCTGGTCCAGTGGAAACAAAGACACTGCAGATCTTACACA tttgtgacCCTCCTACAGATGTGGGTGGTTCCTCTCTACTTCACTGTGAAGCTGTACTGGTGGCGTTTTTTGTCCACATGGGGCATGTTCTCCATCATCACCAGCTACATCATATTCAGAGCCACACGTAAACCTCTGTCTGGGAGAACACCCAG GATGGTTTATAAATGGTTCCTGCTCATTTACAAGCTGAGCTACGCTGTCGGAGTCCTCGGATACCTGGCCATCATGTTTACTTTGTTTGGCTTCAATGTGTTTTTTAG GATCAGGGCAGAGGACTCGATGGATGTGGGCGTGGTCATGCTCTTCTACGGACTGTACTATGGAGTGATGGGACGAGACTTTGCTGAAATCTGCTCGGACTACATGGCGTCTACTCTCGGG tactATAACCTGGGTGGAATGCCGTCTCGGAGCCTGTGCCATGATATCTGTGCTGTTTGTGGACAGAAGACTTTAGTGGAGGTGGATGAGGAGGGCGTGATGGAGGACACCTACCAGCTGTCCTGCAGTCATGT ATTTCATGAGTTCTGTATTCGCGgctggtgcattgtgggtaagaAGCAGACGTGTCCATACTGCAATGAGAAAGTGGACCTGAAGAGAATGATGAACAATCC CTGGGAGCGAACACACGTCCTGTACGGTCAGCTGCTCGACTGGCTCAGGTACCTGGTTGCCTGGCAACCGATCATCATCGGCTTCGTGCACGGGATCAATTTTTCACTTGGTCTGGAGTGA
- the LOC113638541 gene encoding tripartite motif-containing protein 2-like: MEAQQGSPDSSSEECTILEAFPGKGTDCSQHKGKALAFYCLLCESAVCEECVFGEHADHPTDSLQKIVDQQQTALHESLNAAQNRLPQIRDAVLLLKDILQQLSSQKNSIEEDIHSSFSELHKTLDTRKSVLLMELEVTYGLKQKVLQKQLETLLREEADICSNCSQTGEALDGASEAVVLQTHKDFGERLSELASQGLPLQPEENDQLELMMEVEGLRKSIHNLGAIITTNAVASQTEASGEGLEQCIVGQPTSVIITTRDKSGGLCKSGNAVISGEVFTPDGSVMDGEILDHKNGMYEFLYTLHKEGDFSLALRLYDQHIKGSPFRLKVTNSPDDSPTTTSGANAASTGSSDGGARRRSAKSPGSRSRQKGVRRGGSLFSTPKKKVNPIEDDLIFRIGTKGRNKGEFTNLQGVAATPGSILIADSNNQCVQIFSNEGEFQSRFGIRGRTPGQLQRPTGVAVHPNGDIIIADYDNKWVSIFSSDGKYKAKLGSGRLMGPKGVSVDQNGHVIVVDNKACMVFIFQPSGKLVTKFGSRGNGDKQFAGPHFAAVNNNNEIIVTDFHNHSVKVFSAEGEFLLKFGSNGEGNGQFNAPTGVAVDINGNIIVADWGNSRIQVFDGSGSFLSYINTAADPLYGPQGLALTSDGHVVVADSGNHCFKVYRYLQ, from the exons ATGGAGGCACAGCAAGGTTCTCCAGACAGCAGCAGTGAGGAATGTACCATTCTGGAGGCTTTTCCTGGAAAAGGAACAGATTGCTCTCAACATAAAGGAAAA gCCCTTGCATTTTACTGTCTGCTGTGTgagagtgctgtgtgtgaggagtgtgtattCGGGGAACATGCCGACCACCCGACAGATTCACTGCAAAAAATTGTGGATCAACAACAAACAGCTTTACATGAGAGCCTAAACGCAGCTCAGAACAG ACTTCCCCAGATCAGAGATGCTGTACTGTTGCTGAAAGATATTCTGCAGCAGCTAAGCTCTCAGAAGAACTCTATCGAGGAGGATATTCACTCTTCCTTTAGCGAGCTGCACAAGACCTTGGATACACGTAAGAGTGTCCTTCTCATGGAGTTAGAGGTCACCTATGGATTAAAGCAGAAG GTACTACAGAAACAGTTAGAGACACTGCTTAGAGAGGAGGCTGATATCTGCAGTAACTGTAGTCAGACAGGAGAGGCATTGGATGGAGCAAGTGAGGCTGTTGTTCTGCAGACTCATAAAGACTTTGGAGAGCGACTGAGTGAGCTGGCCAGTCAGGGACTTCCTCTCCAGCCTGAGGAGAACGATCAGCTGGAGCTCATGATGGAAGTAGAAGGACTTCGCAAGTCCATACACAACCTGGGTGCCATTATCACCACCAACGCAGTGGCCAGTCAGACTGAGGCTTCAGGAGAAGGCCTTGAGCAATGCATTGTAGGTCAGCCAACCTCCGTCATCATAACAACCAGAGACAAGTCAGGGGGCCTGTGTAAGTCGGGCAATGCCGTCATCTCAGGAGAAGTCTTCACACCAGATGGCAGTGTCATGGATGGAGAGATTTTGGACCATAAGAATGGCATGTATGAGTTCCTGTACACGTTGCACAAGGAGGGGGACTTCAGTCTGGCACTGAGACTGTATGATCAGCACATCAAGGGAAGCCCCTTCCGTCTGAAGGTCACCAACTCTCCAGACGATTCTCCAACCACCACGTCTGGGGCCAACGCTGCTTCCACGGGCTCCAGTGATGGTGGTGCGAGGAGACGGAGTGCCAAGTCCCCTGGTAGCAGGAGTCGACAGAAGGGGGTGCGGAGAGGTGGGAGCTTGTTCAGCACACCCAAGAAGAAAGTAAATCCCATTGAAGATGATCTTATTTTTAGAATCG gaacaaaaggaagaaataaaggTGAATTCACCAATCTACAGGGTGTAGCTGCTACACCAGGGAGTATCCTGATTGCAGACAGTAATAATCAGTGTGTGCAG ATCTTCTCCAATGAGGGCGAGTTTCAGAGCAGGTTTGGAATTCGCGGGCGAACGCCAGGGCAGCTGCAGAGGCCCACTGGTGTCGCTGTTCATCCCAATGGTGACATCATCATCGCTGACTATGATAACAAGTGGGTCAGCATCTTCTCCAGTGATGGCAAATACAAA GCTAAGCTGGGTTCTGGTAGGCTGATGGGTCCTAAGGGTGTCTCTGTGGATCAGAATGGTCACGTTATCGTGGTGGACAACAAGGCCTGCATGGTGTTCATCTTCCAGCCCAGTGGGAAACTTGTAACCAAGTTTGGCAGCAGAGGAAATGGTGACAAACAGTTTGCag GACCCCATTTTGCTGCAgtcaacaataataatgaaataattgtcACTGACTTTCACAATCATTCAGTCAAG GTGTTCAGTGCTGAAGGGGAGTTCCTGCTCAAATTCGGTTCAAACGGTGAAGGAAACGGACAGTTTAACGCTCCCACAGGTGTCGCAGTGGACATTAACGGGAACATCATCGTAGCTGACTGGGGGAACAGTCGCATACAG GTGTTTGATGGAAGTGGTTCTTTTCTGTCTTACATCAACACAGCGGCAGATCCTCTTTATGGGCCGCAGGGTCTCGCCCTGACCTCTGATGGCCACGTTGTCGTGGCCGACTCCGGAAATCACTGTTTTAAGGTGTACCGTTACCTTCAGTGA